One Stegostoma tigrinum isolate sSteTig4 chromosome 22, sSteTig4.hap1, whole genome shotgun sequence DNA segment encodes these proteins:
- the notum1a gene encoding palmitoleoyl-protein carboxylesterase notum1a: MGSAPSVWRPLLFCFALWQFGGSADARKSWKGARQNSHYRRPQGLSARDKGQPEQPAAATPETEESFTLDFTAVEGNIDSFMTQIKSLAQSLYPCSVQKLNDDMRLYFLSNSSVTCNDGTPAGYYMKESKGSRRWLIFLEGGWYCFSKENCDTRYDTMRRLMSSTNWPRSKTGTGILSPQPEENPYWWNANMVFIPYCSSDVWSGASQKSEKSAYAFMGALIIQEVIKELLTKGLENAKILLLAGTSAGGTGVLLNVDRVAEQLEDLGVHGVQVRGLADSGWFLDNKQYQRTDCIDTISCAPTEAIKKGIRYWNGVVPELCKQQFREGEEWNCFFGYKIYPTLRSPLFVVQWLFDEAQLTVDNVHLTGQPVQEGQWNYIQNLGRELKNTLKDVPAVFAPACLSHEVITKSYWLNLQVKGISLPRALHCWDRSLQDGNRNGKSSMKGCPIHLTDGCHWPHCNPTCPTIRDQYTGQEMTVIQFLMHMGFDIQKMAHQQGIEVSKLLGMLSSGS; this comes from the exons ATGGGCTCCGCTCCGAGCGTGTGGCGCCCGCTCCTCTTCTGCTTCGCCCTGTGGCAGTTCGGCGGCTCCGCCGACGCCAGGAAAAGCTGGAAGGGGGCCCGCCAGAACTCCCACTACCGCCGGCCTCAGGGGCTGTCCGCCCGGGACAAGGGCCAGCCGGAACAGCCGGCAGCAGCAACGCCTGAAACGGAGGAGAGCTTCACGTTGGATTTCACCGCGGTCGAGGGAAACATCGACAGCTTCATGACACAGATCAAGAGCCTGGCTCAATCTCTCTACCCCTGCTCCGTTCAGAAACTCAATGATGACATGAGGCTCTACTTTCTGAGCAACTCCTCGGTTACCTGCAACGACGGCACGCCGGCTGG GTATTACATGAAAGAGTCCAAAGGCAGTAGGCGCTGGTTAATCTTTTTAGAAG GTGGCTGGTATTGTTTTAGCAAAGAGAACTGTGACACGCGATATGATACCATGCGCCGGTTAATGAGCTCCACCAATTGGCCTCGAAGTAAAACAG GAACTGGAATCCTGTCTCCTCAGCCAGAAGAAAATCCTTATTGGTGGAACGCTAACATGGT TTTTATCCCTTATTGCTCAAGTGATGTCTGGAGTGGAGCATCCCAGAAATCTGAGAAAA GTGCCTATGCTTTCATGGGAGCGCTGATAATACAAGAAGTTATCAAAGAGCTGTTGACTAAAGGCCTTGAAAATGCAAAGATTCTCCTGCTAGCTGGAACCAG TGCTGGCGGGACAGGGGTGCTCCTGAATGTAGACAGAGTAGCAGAACAGCTTGAAGATTTGGGAGTCCATGGAGTGCAAGTTCGCGGTCTGGCTGATTCAGGCTGGTTCCTGGACAACAAACAGTACCAAAGGACTGACTGCATCGACACGATATCCTGTGCCCCCACAGAAGCAATCAAGAAGGGAATAAG ATACTGGAATGGAGTAGTACCCGAACTTTGCAAgcagcaattcagagaaggaGAAGAGTGGAACTGCTTCTTTGGATATAAAATATATCCAACTTTAAGAA GCCCATTATTTGTGGTCCAGTGGCTCTTTGATGAAGCACAACTTACGGTGGATAATGTACATCTCACGGGGCAACCAGTTCAAGAAGGACAGTGGAACTACATTCAGAACCTGGGAAGAGAACTGAAAAATACTCTTAAGGATGTACC GGCTGTTTTTGCACCTGCGTGCTTGTCTCATGAAGTGATTACAAAAAG TTACTGGTTGAATCTTCAAGTGAAAGGGATCTCTTTACCTCGGGCACTGCATTGTTGGGATCGCAGCCTTCAAGATGGTAACAGAAATGGCAAGAGTTCAATGAAGGGCTGTCCGATCCACCTGACTGATGGTTGCCACTGGCCACACTGTAACCCCACCTGTCCCACCATCAGAGACCAGTACACAGGGCAGGAGATGACTGTCATACAATTCCTAATGCACATGGGTTTCGATATACAGAAGATGGCCCACCAGCAAGGAATAGAGGTTAGCAAACTACTTGGGATGCTGAGCAGTGGGAGCTAA